A stretch of the Aegilops tauschii subsp. strangulata cultivar AL8/78 chromosome 4, Aet v6.0, whole genome shotgun sequence genome encodes the following:
- the LOC109744287 gene encoding uncharacterized WD repeat-containing protein C2A9.03 isoform X2, with protein sequence MEDGMVGKFYDRQRRISLNSFLQLRNLLWATSKHDVYVTQNYSVMHWSSLLRRGKEVLNVAGPNQDMRGGRPLSRVQISTMTVKDNLLAAGGFHGELICKYVDQPGVAFCTNLAGNKKSITNAVEIYESPNGSTRVVAANNDCVVRTFDTEKYSLLTQFPFAWSVNNMSVSPDGKLLAVVGDSSDCLIADSGSGKEIASLRGHADYSFASAWHPDGRVLATGNQDRTCRLWDVRNPSEAFAVLEGRIGAVRGLRFSPDGRFLAAAEPADFVCVYDVAAGYARAQEIDLFGEIAGVSFSPDDGAEALFVGVADRTYGSLLEFRRRHRHAYLDCYL encoded by the exons ATGGAAGATGGTATGGTGGGAAAGTTCTACGACAGGCAAAGAAGAATCTCCTTGAATTCCTTTTTGCAG CTGAGAAACCTCCTGTGGGCTACGTCCAAGCATGATGTCTACGTGACACAGAACTATTCTGTGATGCATTGGTCATCCCTACTCCGGAGAGGAAAAGAAGTGCTCAATGTGGCAGGCCCAAATCAG GATATGCGGGGAGGTCGGCCCTTGTCAAGGGTGCAGATCAGCACCATGACGGTAAAAGACAACCTCCTGGCGGCTGGTGGTTTCCATGGGGAGTTGATCTGCAAG TATGTCGATCAACCTGGAGTGGCGTTCTGTACGAACCTGGCCGGCAACAAGAAGTCCATCACCAACGCCGTCGAGATCTACGAATCACCTAA CGGCTCCACCCGGGTGGTGGCTGCCAACAACGACTGCGTTGTTAGAACTTTTGACACGGAGAAGTACAGCCTGCTCACCCAGTTCCCCTTTGCGTGGTCCGTCAAC AACATGTCCGTCAGCCCCGACGGGAAGCTGCTCGCGGTGGTCGGCGACAGCTCCGACTGCCTCATCGCCGATTCAGGGTCCGGCAAG GAAATCGCGAGCCTGCGCGGCCACGCGGATTACTCGTTCGCGTCGGCGTGGCACCCGGACGGGCGCGTGCTGGCCACGGGCAACCAGGACAGGACGTGCCGGCTGTGGGACGTGCGCAACCCGTCCGAGGCGTTCGCGGTGCTGGAGGGGAGGATCGGCGCCGTCAGGGGGCTCAGGTTCTCGCCGGACGGCCGCTTCCTGGCCGCGGCGGAGCCGGCGGACTTCGTCTGCGTCTACGACGTGGCGGCGGGGTACGCACGCGCGCAGGAGATCGATCTGTTCGGGGAGATCGCCGGCGTGTCCTTCAGCCCCGACGACGGCGCGGAGGCGCTGTTCGTGGGCGTCGCCGACCGTACGTACGGCAGTCTGCTCGAGTTCCGCAGGCGACACCGTCACGCCTACCTCGACTGCTACCTGTGA